The following nucleotide sequence is from Choristoneura fumiferana chromosome 22, NRCan_CFum_1, whole genome shotgun sequence.
ATGAGAGGCTTAGAGAACATTTTGGAACATTATTCAGTTTATAACTAAGTGGTCCTATAAATAGAACAGTTATTTATAACTGTTCAAGTAGGCGTGGGACCTACTTAGACACCTTGTTTGTTAGGGTTCCGCCCAAAGGgtaaaacggaaaccctactaagacttcgctgtatctcatgaaccgtgatagctagacagtttaagttttcacagattatgtataactacggccgctataacaacaaatattaaaaacagaataaaatcaaagtcaaagtcaaaatatctttattcaatttatgctataacaagcacttatgaatgtcaaaaaaaatctaccaccggttcggaaaagcctctgttgagaagaatccggcaagaaactcaacgaggtattttttttaaacagatttacaatattattaaatgatatctatacatcacaagtatttaacacaactttattttgaacaaagtaggttcgctatttgaagggatctctaatgcggatcggaattatttccaaatatccctgtccatgatataatcattaactttataatacgccttagatattaatgtcttcttgacaatggatctgaattttattaaatattaaaggggggctcccatacaacaaatatgatttttttgccattttttgcacGATATTAAAAACGGCaataggtagacgcttgaaatatattcatagaatatttagtcgtgtattcaatttaaaaattaataattaaagtaaaataaatatttaagggaggctcccatacaacaaacgtgtttttttttggtaatgtctaatgttgtatagataatggtatggATCATCACCTCATTGGCAAATTTTAAcgtgagtcatcatcatcccagcctatttacgtcccactgctgggcacaggcctcctctcagaatgagagggcttggaccgtagttcccacgcgagcccagtgcggatcgggaacttcacacataccattggattacttcacaggtgtgtgcaggtttcctcgcgatatgtaaatttcaaattttatttcaataaactcGGAGGTGCgggctggggtttgaacccagcggcgataggtcaaaccactaggccaccacggtttttagggttctggagccaaaatggcaaaaacggaacccttatagtttcgccatgtctgtctgtctgtccgtccgcggctttgcacagggactatcaatgctagaaagctgttattttgcacgaaaatatatgtaagctatgcggacaaaatggtagaacaaaaaataaaaaaaaaaattttttagggtacctcccattagacgtaaagtgggggtgatttttattttctcatccaaccctacagtgtggggtatcgttgaataggtcttctaaaaccattaggggtttgctaagacgatttatcgattcagtgatgtgtttgcgaaatattcaactttaaaatgcaatttttcattaaaatcgagcgtcccccccccctccttaATCTAAACCggggggtggaaaaatttgaaaaaaatcaggatggtagtaagtataacaaactttcaaggaaaactataacggctaagtttgcttgagaattattagtagtttaagagtaaatagcagcctaaggtttaaaatatacttaaacttggaagattccgtataaaatactaaattcttagaaaaatattaattatttttttcgtaatggctacggaaccctattttgggcgtgtccgacacgctcttggccggttttatttgaGTTGAgttgagtcctcgcgtactttataaaggaccaatgaacactaagaataacggctgaatgtactttataaaataatatccaaaatagcaaagcaggtcaaccacgtctaggttttaagcactaagtttgtttaaaaatgtcaggactcaggagaaTAAGCCAAAGTAGGTACATGATAAGAAAAACACATTAACTGTTAAACAGTTTTTCGCCGCGTGGTAACGAAAATATCAAGTCTTTGAGTGAGACATTACATTTGTTACCATTACCAGCTGAATCAACATTACATAAACCTTGCGTTTTACCTTTTATGTTAGCAACTGACTTACGATCATCTCATGgaaattcaccatcatcataccATAAACGTGCCATTGATGAGCACAGGTCTTCTCTCCAAATAAGAGTGCTTGGGCTGTAGctcatacacacaaacatcattgctcatagtcaaaataccataaaggggacttatcacgctatttttacacaagtaatatttacctcgacgtcgaagaactcgcgctgctaggcagacttgacaccccacacttcagtctactcgtgaccacggcaactgtaacgttgccgataCGTCGAGGTTAATATTACTTGTGGTATTTTgtctatgagtgagaatcacgaaagtttaaaacgttatatcaTAGAAGCTTCGTGGCTGTGCGGAATTCCCCGCGATATgatttcctttaccgtaaagcacGTGTTTCGTGATTTATTTCTTATGTaaattcgcacataaattctgaTAAGCTCAAAGCTGCGATCCCGGACTTAAAACCACAATCCTTTGCTTGAAAAGCCGTAGGTTAAATCACTGAGCTACCACTACCACTGTTCCATTCTTAAACTATCTTTCTTAATTTCAGGTCTACATCAGCGAGATATCAGTTCCAGACATCCGTGGCTGCCTCAGCGCTGTCCTCAAAATCGTCGGCCATCTTGGCGTCCTATTCTCCTTCACCATCGGCGCCTACTTAGACTGGCAGCAACTCGCACTCTGCATATCCGCTGCTCCCTTACTTCTATTCTGCACCGTCCTCTACATACCAGAGACACCAAGCTATCTCGTGCTCATCGGAAAAGACGAAGAAGCCTACAAAAGCTTGCTCTGGTTACGAGGTCCGAATTCCGATGTTGCACAGGAACTAGCTACGATCAGAACTAACGTATTAGCCAGTAAAAACTTCAGTCAGCGTCAGAGTCAAATGTCTAGCAGTCAGTTTATTAGCTCTTTGGATGTTAAATCTATGAACAGATTACTAGGTCCTATTCTAGTTACGTGTGGGTTAATGATGTTCCAAAGATTTTCAGGAGCTCATGCGTTTTCTTTCTACGCTGTACCAATTTTTCGGAAGACTTTTGGAGGAATGAATCCACACGGAGCGGCTATAGCAGTTTCCTTCGTACAACTATTAGCGTCTTGTCTATCAGGGCTACTTATAGATACAGTAGGTCGTCTTCCCCTACTGATACTTAGCTCGGTATTAATGTCAATGGCGCTAGCAGGTTTCGGAAGCTATGCTTATTACGAAGAAGTCCACAGAAATCAGCGGATCCAGAATGTCATGTTTCATCAAACTGTTGGTCAAAATGACTGGATACCATTGTTATGTGTGCTGGTCTTCACGATAGCTTTTTCTTTAGGCATGAGTCCTATATCCTGGTTGTTGATAGGAGAGTTGTTTCCGTTGGAATATAGGGCTTTTGGGAGTGCAATGGCAACAGCTTTTAGCTATCTGTGTGCGTTTGTTGGAGTCAAAACCTTTGTTGATTTTCAACAGGCTTTGGGACTACATGGAGCGTTCTGGCTTTACGCTTCTATAAGTGTCGGAGGATTATGTTTCGTAGTGTGCTGCGTCCCTGAGACCAAAGGGAAGGATTTGGACGAAATGGACCCGAATTATGTACAAAGTTTGTCGCCGAAGAGGTAGACGGATTAGATTACGATGTCACAGAGAATTAAAATGGTGTGCTCTCGTTTAGACATAATAAAGATGAGAGAGAAAGAATCTCAGTGGCAGCAAGGTGTTTTAGAAAGTTTTGAGTTAGTTGTAGATGGAAATGACTATAGGAAAGTCTGTAGTGACCGAGTAGGCAACGGAAGCAAaattacgatgaaggaaaaatttaaaaatagttttggaaTGTTAAAATTGGTATTGGATGTACTAGATTGGCTTGAAAGATAAAGAATTTAAGTAAGTGCGATGTAGTAGGTACCCGTATAATGTAGGAACAAACAAATCGATTCCACCGCAAGATTTTGGCTGTGCTTATTacgattttttaataatataatcacCTCGTATTCGGTGGTGCCCTGACAAATTAAAAGTGCTAGCTAACAGAATTTGGTAAagttaaaacaagaaaaaaaatgttaagttttAAGACTTATGTATTATAATTGAAAAGAAATACCAATTATTATTTGACTTCGTACTAAGTTTTCACTATTACTATGTTTACTTTACTAAAatgtacattattttgtttttaattttattagatgCTATTAACACAATCTATAATAAAATCTGGCACTTACAGttgaaacaagaaaaaaaaaagttaagttctTAAGACttaagtaagtattataattGAAAAGAAATACCAATTGTCATTCGACTTATTACTATGTTTTCAGTATTATCATGTTTACTTTACCATAatgtacattattttgttttaaattctaTCAGATTCTATTGGCAGaccttttaataaaataaatgtactcTCATATCCTAGAAACATCATATCTCTAAACCTTTagttatttatctattttaagATTGCAGTGGTCCATTCTTTACCTCTCTAAATTAAAACCCTTTAGATTCTTAAATATAGTGAAGAATATTTCCTTATTCCCGATTAGTAAATTTATTCtctctaataaataattaatgatgGATATTTTAATGAGCTTCAATAATTAATCTATGacaataaaaataagacaataatacTTTAACTATATTAATATCTACcttgttgtattatttatctaGTCTATGTAAAAGCTGTTGACTCTCTGAGATTTTATTAGAGAATTATTTAGCTTATTTTTTGTCCGTTCCAAATAAAGGACATTACGTAGATAATCtcaatatttttcatactaatcaTACAAGTGTTTAACATAACCCACGTATTACTTAATTCTATAGAAAAAGTGAAGGGTAACAAATTTAAGACGGGGAATTTTGTGTTATTTCGTTGTACCTATTGCTGAGTTAAAAATAAGACATGGTGTGCTTAATATGGAACATTTACAAGTATTTCAGAATGGCTGAATAATTTTTGATCACGAATAATGATGAATATTAGTAAAATTGTAGAAATGCAAAgtaacttttgcaggtggttggacctagtgcaaggtccgcccggattgctaccaccatcttgctcgctaatcctgccgtgaagcagcagtgcttgcactgttgtgtttcggcgtggagagtaagacagccggtgaaattactggcacttgaggtatcccatctcagccctctaggttggcaacgcatctgtaaaacccctggtgttgcagatgtttataggcggtggtgatctcttaccatcaggagacccacttgctcgtttgccatccagtcgaataaaaaaataaaaaaaaaactacgaaatAATCCCTTTCTTGACATTTTTGCCTTATACTATTGTAGAAATCCtaacaaattaataatttaaatttccaGAATCTTCCATAACTCCTTCCTTGAATCAGTAATTATTAGAATGtataattaattcaattttaggggaacaattttttttcattagcgCATAAAACTtatgatgtaaataaaattcttaGAGAGTGAATGTTTGTGTAAAACGCTGCAGTGTGCATAAACCATAAGTATAGCAGTTACTCAAAATtatcatttatatttataaagttGCTTAATTAGTATAGCGGGTAATCAAACAGTAACCTAATCCATAGAATCAAGAAACTGATGAAAAAATCAAGGAATTTGTATCGATTCCTGTTCTCCATTTTCCTCAATAATAAGAAAACTTCACAATAACAAAATTGCGTTTGCGAGAATAACGTGACATCACAGACAAAAATTTTATTGATCAATGAATTTGGACTATTACCCTTGCTCTATCGAAGTTCAGAATTTAAATCCCTTTGTCGTTAATTCTGTAGTTTTCtcgttaataattattttacctcTGCGGTTGTTCTATGGCTCGTGTGTGTGCGTCACGGATTGACGAAAACCCGGGTGCGATCCGGccgcagatttttttttttctatttttttctccatttttttctttctgttACTCCACCGCAATAGATATGCGGACAAACTCCGggatatatataaaattacattttgcgTTTAAATATTAACTTGTTTTAGTGAGGCTTAAAACAAACGAAAAGTTTTTTTGCAGAGAAAATCTGTTCTGAAAAAAAGCACTTG
It contains:
- the LOC141440529 gene encoding facilitated trehalose transporter Tret1-like is translated as MAGGAAMRHGRRRVLSLAAAPCSLSWLLTVLATSVRMMCITAFLGGFCCSILTMLSQVYISEISVPDIRGCLSAVLKIVGHLGVLFSFTIGAYLDWQQLALCISAAPLLLFCTVLYIPETPSYLVLIGKDEEAYKSLLWLRGPNSDVAQELATIRTNVLASKNFSQRQSQMSSSQFISSLDVKSMNRLLGPILVTCGLMMFQRFSGAHAFSFYAVPIFRKTFGGMNPHGAAIAVSFVQLLASCLSGLLIDTVGRLPLLILSSVLMSMALAGFGSYAYYEEVHRNQRIQNVMFHQTVGQNDWIPLLCVLVFTIAFSLGMSPISWLLIGELFPLEYRAFGSAMATAFSYLCAFVGVKTFVDFQQALGLHGAFWLYASISVGGLCFVVCCVPETKGKDLDEMDPNYVQSLSPKR